Proteins encoded in a region of the Vicia villosa cultivar HV-30 ecotype Madison, WI linkage group LG5, Vvil1.0, whole genome shotgun sequence genome:
- the LOC131605418 gene encoding uncharacterized protein LOC131605418, with product MEPPHFTNEQTPAFLARKRRRLALNTKKNISGIVSSSQSSHQHLTPLPNLLTYQNLNTTPPTTTQHQFHVSTSHHIRNILPFDYTNKENVSPYFRQNQSTTPIPTMPSTEHAPLQTTGSKSCHTASSSRPLKNKNTAKTPFFTLPLRQNLINSFNKTTHPHKPTINANTNHKTTPQTMQSRTPHSQFYTTMAAADYSSDDSCSQSEEDNAMDNNSDSDGGQLAVPLVNSHDEVYSDIGDPVWECKHCDAYMWYQERKGKSRHTTIPNFSLCCKGGKIVVPLLVTPPPLLNTLLFDPNLKDANNFQNNIRTYNAMFSFTSPGIKFDTSINEGGGPPTLRLHGQTCHRIGSLLPEQGELPKYAQLYIFDTDNEIDNRIKCFKDSKNVDRSIVSNLKLMLDEYNPHAKAFRMARDMIKQTGFQDIKLKLISERSSDGRVYNHPTVSEVAALIVGDVDTASKRDIIVQHRDGYLQRIDEFHSAYLAYQYPMIFAYGEDGYRDNILHKYKHEKEVTKQNRQTIKDWLCFRLHERKSEARTLLHSRRLFQQFLVDGYTMMESERLNWLRKNQSKLRVGKYTKLNEQSDSATEQPHSKTGRRIVLPSSFVGSKRYMDQLYFDGMAISSAIGFPDLFLTFTCNPKWPEITRHLSMRNLNPADRPDIVSKVFKMKFDELMVDITKRHVLGKVMAYIYTIEFQKRGLPHAHILLFLHPQSKYPTPPDIDNIISDEIPDPQLHPRLYQLVKTQMMHGPCGLARPKCPCMKHGKCSKFFPKKFNETTIVDHEGYPVYKRSSQTFNVVQNGITLDNRSVVPYNTRLLLKYQAHINMEWCNQSTSIKYLFKYIHKGYDRITASVSRSGTSSNNSEKVIDEIKEYLDCRYVSPAEACWRFFSYKIHGRKPAVERMFYHLIGEKPLYYTDFERMENVLEKASITESMFTSWLLANGQFEDAAQLTYGQFVSKFAYVKKTRSWKPRKKGFTIGRLIWVPPTTGELYYLRMMLTVVRGPKTYEDIRKIGDKQYDSFRDACFAMGFLEDDREYIGAIKEASQWGSGHFLRKLFIVMLLSGTVNRPANVWNKTWNLLSDGILHTQRILASNKGT from the exons ATGGAACCTCCACATTTTACCAACGAACAAACCCCAGCTTTTCTGGCTAGGAAAAGAAGAAGACTCGCGTTGAACACAAAGAAAAACATCTCTGGCATTGTTAGTTCCTCTCAATCGTCTCATCAACATCTCACACCCCTTCCAAATTTGCTAACATACCAAAATCTTAACACTACACCTCCTACCACAACCCAACACCAGTTTCATGTATCAACTAGCCATCACATAAGAAATATCCTTCCATTTGACTATACCAATAAGGAAAATGTATCCCCATATTTCAGGCAAAATCAATCAACTACTCCCATTCCAACTATGCCATCCACGGAACATGCACCTTTACAGACAACTGGATCAAAATCCTGTCATACAGCTTCTTCTAGCCGTCCCCTGAAAAACAAAAACACTGCAAAGACACCATTTTTTACTCTTCCGCTCAGACAAAATCTTATAAACAGCTTCAATAAAACCACTCATCCTCATAAACCAACTATAAATGCCAATACCAACCACAAGACAACACCACAAACAATGCAGTCTCGTACCCCACATTCTCAATTTTATACAACAATGGCTGCTGCTGATTACTCAAGCGACGATTCTTGCAGCCAATCTGAGGAGGACAATGCTATGGATAACAATTCTGATTCGGATGGAGGTCAACTTGCGGTTCCTTTAGTCAACTCCCATGATGAAG TTTACTCTGATATTGGAGATCCTGTATGGGAGTGCAAACACTGTGATGCCTATATGTGGTATCAGGAGCGTAAAGGGAAGTCAAGACATACAACTATTCCAAATTTCAGTTTATGCTGTAAGGGAGGCAAAATTGTTGTGCCATTATTGGTAACACCACCACCACTTCTTAACACTCTTCTCTTTGATCCCAATTTGAAAGATGCAAACAATTTCCAAAACAACATACGAACCTACAACGCAATGTTTTCATTTACATCCCCTGGAATAAAGTTTGACACTTCCATCAACGAAGGCGGAGGTCCTCCAACATTACGATTGCATGGACAAACTTGCCACCGAATCGGCAGCTTGCTTCCTGAACAAGGAGAACTACCAAAATATGCtcaattgtatatatttgatacGGACAATGAAATCGACAACAGAATCAAATGTTTCAA GGACAGCAAGAATGTTGACAGGTCTATTGTTAGTAACTTGAAGTTGATGTTAGATGAATATAATCCTCATGCCAAAGCTTTTAGAATGGCAAGGGATATGATTAAACAAACAGGTTTCCAAGATATCAAACTGAAACTTATTTCAGAACGATCTTCAGATGGTCGTGTCTATAACCATCCCACCGTATCAGAGGTTGCTGCTCTTATCGTTGGTGATGTCGACACCGCATCTAAGAGAGACATTATTGTTCAACACCGTGACGGTTATCTACAGAGGATAGATGAGTTTCATTCAGCTTATCTAGCCTATCAATATCCGATGATATTTGCATATGGAGAAGATGGATACAGAGATAATATACTACACAAGTATAAACATGAAAAGGAAGTTACAAAGCAAAATCGTCAAACTATCAAAGATTGGTTATGTTTCCGATTGCATGAACGCAAAAGCGAGGCTAGGACACTTCTTCATTCAAGGAGACTATTTCAACAGTTTTTAGTCGATGGATATACCATGATGGAATCAGAACGTCTtaactggttgagaaaaaatcaATCCAAGCTAAGAGTTGGGAAATATACAAAGCTTAATGAACAATCTGATAGCGCCACAGAACAACCACATTCTAAAACTGGAAGAAGAATTGTCTTACCATCCTCATTTGTAGGTAGCAAGAGATACATGGATCAGTTGTATTTCGATGGAATGGCTATTTCCAGTGCTATTGGTTTCCCtgatttatttttaacttttaccTGCAATCCTAAATGGCCTGAGATTACACGTCACCTATCCATGAGGAATTTAAACCCAGCAGATCGCCCCGACATAGTTTCAAAGGTCTTCAAAATGAAGTTTGACGAGCTAATGGTTGACATAACAAAGAGACATGTTCTTGGAAAAGTCATGGCCT ACATCTACACTATAGAATTCCAAAAAAGGGGGTTGCCGCATGCTCATATTCTCCTATTTTTACATCCACAAAGCAAGTATCCCACTCCACCAGATATTGACAACATAATTTCAGATGAAATACCAGATCCACAACTGCATCCTAGGTTGTACCAATTAGTTAAGACACAAATGATGCATGGTCCATGTGGTCTTGCACGACCAAAATGTCCATGCATGAAACATGGTAAATGTTCTAAGTTTTTCCCTAAAAAGTTCAATGAAACTACCATTGTTGATCATGAGGGTTATCCAGTTTACAAGAGAAGTTCACAAACTTTTAATGTTGTTCAAAATGGTATTACCTTGGACAACAGGTCTGTGGTTCCGTATAATACCAGGTTACTCCTTAAATATCAAGCTCACATCAACATGGAGTGGTGTAACCAGAGCACCTCAATCAAATACCTGTTCAAGTATATACACAAGGGATACGATCGAATCACGGCATCTGTTTCGCGATCAGGAACTTCATCCAATAATAGTGAGAAGGTAATTGATGAAATTAAGGAATACCTTGATTGTAGATACGTGTCACCAGCTGAAGCATGTTGGCGGTTTTTTTCATACAAGATTCATGGAAGGAAACCTGCTGTTGAGCGTATGTTCTACCATCTAATCGGTGAAAAGCCGTTGTACTACACTGATTTTGAAAGGATGGAAAATGTTTTAGAAAAAGCAAGTATAACAGAATCTATGTTTACTTCGTGGTTACTTGCAAATGGTCAGTTTGAAGATGCAGCACAGTTGACATATGGCCAGTTTGTTTCTAAGTTTGCATATGTGAAAAAAACCCGCTCATGGAAACCAagaaaaaaaggttttacaaTTGGAAGGCTCATTTGGGTTCCACCAACAACCGGGGAACTCTATTATCTAAGGATGATGTTAACCGTTGTGAGAGGACCAAAAACTTATGAAGACATTCGCAAGATCGGAGACAAACAATACGACTCATTTAGGGACGCATGCTTCGCAATGGGATTCCTAGAAGATGATCGAGAATATATAGGTGCTATTAAAGAGGCCAGCCAATGGGGATCTGGACATTTCTTGCGCAAATTATTTATTGTTATGCTTCTTTCTGGAACTGTTAACAGACCCGCAAATGTGTGGAACAAAACTTGGAATCTGCTATCGGATGGAATCTTGCACACCCAAAGAATTTTGGCATCAAACAAAGGTACATGA